In the genome of Chryseobacterium arthrosphaerae, one region contains:
- a CDS encoding TonB-dependent receptor yields the protein MKNKKQGKLLPKTGIIAFTFLFFNLAEAQQQLIELSGIIKNTGTRKGLDSVKVQIENTEDTSFTDPLGNFKIRTRVTIPFRLVINKDGYTPQTVEVLSPSSKISVGLNPQNTIIDAVVISASRTPEKILRSPIAIEKIDIRTIRESPAASFYETLENVKGLQLLTSSLTLKIPNSRGFNSPNNFRFMQLVDGVDVQSATLGVPLGNAIGPTELDIQSMEVTPGAASALYGMNAINGLASLQTKDPFTSQGLSVYFRGGVNHVDNINHRISSLGESALRFAKVIHKNWAVKINASYFNGTDWLSNNLTDQNPNSLVTANPNFSLQNNPAEDLWNKYGDERNNRVAVKVDYNGKATTFNVSRTGYLEKDLVSPEVKNIKFDAGLYYRFGDQWKASYVYRYGLLDGTFQRGNKIRLQNATVQNHKVELTGKELTFRAYVSIENTGDSYNLKPLADNLDLTNLSNANWRNIFQATLQNSINAGVNLNDAFIIARREADKNRVVPGTAAFEQLKNTITGINNWDSANAGVAGAPATGGAKLEQKSRFYQTELTYDFSRFVKIFNLLAGIDYRLYSITPDGNNFVDFNRPVNERNIPLANGTFGKDVIYEKYGAFAQITKLFFDDKLKLNAALRIDRNPEFEAKLNPRISIVYSPVNQHNFRASFQNGYRFPSLFEALSFVNNGNVRRVGGLSKVNDGLGYLENSYTLASIDRFTAAVNADMDGGKSQSQAAQDNKQLLAVASLQKLQPEKINSFEIGYKSVFFNNKLVLDWDFYYNIYEGFLGQVEVAVPKNSQVGSSTAILAMLDRSKQDRYRVYTNSNSTYKSYGTSLGIRYNVTGNYNINTNVSYNDLASNNTSDLFITAFNTPKWMVNVSVGNREIVKNIGFTVVARWQSGFMWESPLASGAIPAYYTIDAQATWKLPEIHANIKAGATNLLNRRYFQYAAGPEIGGLYYLAFTYDLKL from the coding sequence ACAGACCCGCTTGGAAATTTTAAAATAAGAACAAGAGTAACCATTCCGTTCCGGCTTGTGATCAATAAAGACGGCTATACTCCACAAACCGTTGAAGTTCTTTCTCCTTCCAGTAAAATATCTGTTGGGCTGAATCCTCAGAATACCATTATTGATGCAGTGGTCATTTCAGCATCCAGAACTCCTGAAAAAATACTGAGGTCTCCCATAGCCATTGAAAAGATTGATATCAGAACGATCAGGGAAAGCCCGGCTGCTTCCTTTTACGAAACCCTGGAAAATGTAAAAGGATTACAGCTGCTCACTTCCAGCCTTACTTTAAAGATCCCGAATTCCAGAGGATTCAATTCGCCTAATAATTTCAGGTTTATGCAGCTGGTAGATGGGGTAGATGTACAGTCTGCAACGCTGGGAGTTCCATTGGGAAATGCCATAGGACCTACGGAACTCGATATTCAGTCGATGGAAGTCACTCCGGGTGCCGCTTCTGCACTCTATGGAATGAATGCCATCAACGGACTGGCAAGTCTTCAGACCAAAGATCCGTTTACTTCTCAGGGATTAAGTGTTTATTTCCGGGGAGGAGTCAATCATGTGGATAATATCAACCATAGAATAAGTTCATTGGGAGAAAGTGCCCTCAGGTTTGCCAAGGTTATTCATAAAAACTGGGCTGTAAAGATCAATGCGTCTTACTTCAATGGGACAGACTGGCTTTCCAATAATCTTACCGATCAGAACCCCAATTCACTTGTTACTGCCAATCCGAATTTTTCATTACAGAATAATCCGGCAGAGGATCTATGGAATAAATACGGAGATGAAAGAAACAACAGGGTTGCCGTAAAAGTAGACTATAACGGGAAGGCAACCACATTCAATGTTTCCAGGACCGGTTACCTGGAAAAAGATCTTGTAAGTCCGGAAGTTAAAAATATTAAGTTTGACGCAGGATTATACTATCGTTTCGGCGATCAGTGGAAAGCCTCCTACGTTTACCGTTACGGATTATTGGACGGGACATTTCAGAGGGGAAATAAAATCCGTTTGCAAAACGCTACGGTGCAAAACCATAAGGTAGAGCTTACAGGGAAGGAACTTACTTTCAGAGCATATGTTTCTATTGAAAATACAGGAGATTCCTACAATCTAAAGCCGTTGGCAGACAATCTGGATCTGACGAATCTTTCCAATGCCAACTGGAGAAATATATTCCAGGCCACATTACAAAACAGCATCAATGCAGGAGTAAACCTTAATGACGCTTTTATTATTGCCCGCAGGGAAGCCGATAAAAACAGGGTAGTACCCGGAACAGCTGCCTTTGAGCAACTGAAAAATACCATTACCGGAATCAATAACTGGGACTCTGCCAATGCAGGAGTTGCAGGAGCTCCCGCAACAGGAGGAGCTAAACTTGAACAGAAATCCCGTTTTTACCAGACTGAATTAACGTATGACTTCAGCAGATTTGTAAAAATATTCAACCTCCTTGCCGGAATAGATTACCGTTTGTACAGCATTACTCCTGACGGAAATAATTTTGTTGATTTCAACAGACCGGTCAATGAAAGAAATATTCCTTTAGCCAACGGAACATTTGGCAAGGATGTGATTTACGAGAAATATGGAGCTTTTGCACAGATTACTAAGCTTTTCTTTGATGATAAATTAAAATTAAACGCTGCTTTGCGTATCGACAGAAATCCGGAATTTGAAGCCAAGCTGAATCCGAGGATAAGCATTGTATATTCTCCTGTAAATCAGCATAATTTCAGAGCCTCATTTCAAAACGGGTACCGTTTCCCTTCATTGTTTGAAGCCCTTTCATTTGTGAATAACGGAAATGTAAGAAGAGTAGGCGGGCTTTCAAAAGTAAACGACGGATTAGGGTATCTGGAAAATTCATACACCTTAGCATCCATTGACAGGTTTACCGCTGCCGTGAATGCTGATATGGACGGAGGAAAAAGCCAGAGCCAGGCTGCCCAGGACAATAAACAGCTTTTAGCCGTCGCCAGCCTTCAAAAATTACAGCCGGAAAAGATCAATTCATTTGAAATAGGATATAAATCTGTTTTCTTTAACAATAAACTGGTACTGGACTGGGATTTCTACTACAATATCTATGAAGGATTCCTCGGGCAGGTAGAAGTTGCTGTACCCAAAAACAGTCAGGTAGGAAGCAGTACAGCTATTCTTGCTATGCTTGACAGAAGTAAGCAGGACCGCTACAGGGTATATACCAACAGCAACAGCACCTACAAAAGCTACGGAACGTCATTGGGCATACGGTATAATGTGACAGGAAACTACAATATCAATACCAATGTATCTTATAATGATCTTGCTTCCAACAATACTTCAGACCTGTTCATTACGGCATTCAATACTCCAAAGTGGATGGTAAATGTAAGTGTGGGAAACAGAGAGATTGTCAAAAATATAGGATTCACAGTAGTGGCAAGGTGGCAGAGCGGTTTTATGTGGGAAAGTCCTTTAGCTTCGGGAGCAATTCCGGCTTATTACACCATTGATGCCCAGGCTACCTGGAAACTTCCGGAGATCCATGCCAATATAAAGGCCGGAGCAACCAATCTTCTCAACAGGCGTTACTTCCAGTATGCCGCAGGACCTGAAATCGGAGGTTTATATTATCTCGCTTTTACCTATGACTTAAAATTATGA
- a CDS encoding TSUP family transporter — translation MSNSLYPVFLKLENLSLLIIGGGKVALEKLESVLGNSPETSIKLVAREIISEIREIQNQFPDITLHERAYDDHDFNDTDLAIIAVNDIALAAEIRTKAQQRNILVNIADKPDLCDFYLGSIVKKGSLKIAISTNGKSPTIAKRLRETFTEAIPDEMDLVLDNMQNIRHQLKGDFDYKVRELNKITTQYLSDGTSSSKPDFEIEKLINITKTAQRRANIYLAIIGLMLFFGIFGFVVYQFDLSGDIQQFLSKDGHIFYWMLFAGFMAEIVAGSMGMGYGVICTTILLLLNVPPPVVSASIHSAESFTTAAGGFSHYKLGNVNKKMVWVLFPLAIVGSVIGALTLSHYGEHYAHIVKPIIACYTLYLGLNILKNAFKDKKRNPVKNKRRTNLRVLGFIGGFIDSFAGGGWGPLVTGTLIKEGRIPRYVVGSSTVAKFLLTVTSAVTFIFTIGIHHWNIVLGLLLGGVFTAPFSAMLTSKLPTRKMFVVVGVVVILMSMVTIVKSLFL, via the coding sequence ATGAGTAATTCATTATATCCCGTATTCTTAAAACTGGAAAACCTTTCTCTGCTTATTATCGGAGGGGGTAAAGTAGCCCTTGAAAAATTAGAATCCGTACTTGGCAATTCTCCGGAAACTTCCATAAAACTGGTAGCCAGGGAAATTATTTCTGAAATCAGGGAGATACAGAATCAATTTCCGGATATTACCCTTCACGAAAGAGCTTATGATGATCATGACTTTAATGATACCGATCTGGCTATTATAGCCGTTAATGATATTGCATTGGCAGCAGAGATCCGGACAAAAGCACAGCAAAGGAATATCCTGGTAAATATTGCAGATAAACCCGATTTATGTGATTTCTATTTAGGTTCTATTGTAAAAAAAGGAAGCCTTAAAATTGCTATTTCTACCAACGGAAAATCTCCTACCATTGCCAAGCGATTAAGAGAAACATTCACAGAAGCCATTCCGGACGAGATGGATCTTGTTCTGGACAATATGCAGAACATCCGCCATCAGCTGAAAGGAGACTTTGATTATAAGGTCAGGGAACTGAATAAAATCACTACACAATATCTGTCTGACGGAACTTCTTCCTCAAAACCGGATTTTGAGATTGAAAAGCTGATCAATATTACTAAAACAGCCCAGAGAAGAGCCAATATCTACCTGGCAATCATAGGATTGATGCTTTTCTTCGGGATATTCGGGTTTGTGGTGTACCAGTTCGATCTTTCCGGTGATATTCAGCAGTTTCTGAGTAAAGACGGCCATATTTTCTACTGGATGCTGTTTGCCGGTTTTATGGCAGAAATTGTAGCCGGATCAATGGGAATGGGCTACGGCGTCATCTGTACAACCATCCTGCTCTTGCTGAATGTGCCGCCTCCGGTTGTGAGTGCAAGCATTCATTCTGCAGAATCGTTTACCACTGCAGCCGGAGGATTCAGTCATTATAAACTGGGAAATGTTAATAAAAAAATGGTTTGGGTCCTCTTTCCGCTGGCTATCGTTGGTTCTGTTATCGGAGCCTTAACATTATCGCATTACGGAGAACATTATGCCCATATCGTAAAACCTATTATTGCATGTTATACCCTGTATCTTGGGCTCAATATCCTTAAAAACGCATTCAAAGACAAAAAACGGAATCCTGTAAAAAACAAACGTAGAACCAATCTGAGAGTATTGGGATTCATTGGAGGCTTCATAGACTCTTTTGCAGGTGGCGGCTGGGGACCATTAGTAACGGGAACACTGATCAAAGAGGGAAGGATTCCCCGCTATGTGGTAGGCAGCTCAACAGTGGCTAAATTTTTACTGACCGTCACCAGTGCCGTCACTTTTATCTTCACCATCGGAATCCACCATTGGAATATTGTATTAGGTCTTCTGCTGGGAGGTGTTTTCACGGCTCCGTTTTCTGCAATGCTTACCTCAAAACTTCCTACCAGGAAGATGTTTGTAGTAGTTGGAGTAGTGGTGATCCTGATGAGTATGGTTACTATTGTCAAATCGCTGTTTTTATAA